Genomic segment of Aquarana catesbeiana isolate 2022-GZ linkage group LG02, ASM4218655v1, whole genome shotgun sequence:
AAGAAAACAGCTGAAAGGGATTACCCTTGCCTGGATCGTATAAGGGAGTACTGGACATACCTCGCGCTGCTGacccgccgccgccatcttgcttaggcccgagCGGATAATATTCCGTGAGTTTTTGCGGCCTCCGGTTGTCTTTTTGGCGTCGGGGCGTGATCGATCGGGTCCCCGGACTGTGCTGCAGGTCCGCTGGGTGTATTGAGCTGGATTAGCTCGTTTGGCCAGGCAATGTGCTCCGGTGTGTTCCCGAGCGCTGTGGGGCTCCATTAGTGAGCGTCCATCTTCATCCGTGGCAAGCTCCGCCCCCCACACTCAACTTTTTAGCATGGAGACCTCCTAAACATAGACCGGCTATTTTAGCCCCTACCTTAACTCACTCCTTAACCCTCTGTGATCAATTACACAAAAAATGCCAACTTGATATCTCCCTTAAGGCCTCTCACACACCTGTTTCACAACCCCGACTTTCCCCCTGGGATGAATATATatgcatttcattggtggctgaacaaaggcctcttcaggatagGCTATTTCTTTACACCTAACGGCCCTATTTCATTGGGCCATTGCCTGAGTACACTGGAAATGCCAGCCTCAGAAACATTCAGACTGTCGCAAATACAGCACTTCCTTTGCTCTCTTTGGACTGACAAATTAAACACTCCTAAGGTCACGATGGGTGAACAATGGTGCTCCTCGATAGTCTCACAAAAAGGTGGGATCTCCATTATCTACctttccctggcagataggacagaCATCCCGGCATACGCACAATCCTGGGAGTTGGACCTGGACATCCAGTGGGATCCTGACAtgtggttccaagccttcagcagatcaaggtatcttaaatattgctttgatagaggctaacattaaagttttcactaaatggtactatgtcccagccAGGCTCTCTAGGATATTCCCAGACTCCTCCCCTCTATGTTACAGAGGCTGTGGTCATATGGGCACGATGCATCATATCTGGTGGACGTGCCCCCGCATACGGAGCTACTGGAATTAATTTCTCCATCTTCTGCGGAGAGTCTCTGGGATAGATGTACCACAGGACCCCACATACATCCTGCTAAACCGCAAAGTACACAACACACCTAAAACCACACAACAACTTatcttctttatgtgtttgggagccaaaatcacactagcgaaagcctggaaaaacCCCTCAGTGTCCATTTCGGCCACCAAGCGGAAGATTTtgtggataatgtcacaggaacaaatggTGGCAAAACTGCGTGATACGGTCCAACGCTTTGAagggatctgggaaccttgggccaagtATGTCCGAGTCCCACTTTACCCAGGTCATCTGCTAACGTAGGGGGGAGTTCAACGAGACTACACTCCTTCCTCACATACCTCACCCCAACTCCCTTCCTCttccctcttctttcttcctccttcttgcTCCTCTTTCACTctctttcccctcttcttcctTACACTCTCTAACATCAGATTTGAGTTTTACAAGGCTTAGATCTTTCCATAAGCCTTACATAGATTGTCCTCAACTGTTAGTTTGGTAACCTAGCATAGGGGACAGCCAGTCACTTTTATTTCTCTAACCCGGGCAATGAGACCGTTGGCTCCATCCTGGGGTTGCGACGCCTGGGGATCTTCCTGGCGGGAGCGGCTCCCCAGGGGAACCGATGGGTGATAAGGGGTTGCCTCACCCGGGAGGGCTCCTGGTGCTCTCACAccccacagtgtgttcccattggggtggggtGATGATCTTGGGGGACTGCTCGGGAGGAGCATCCCTGTTGAAATTCCTCTCAGGCTGTCCATCTTATGTGGTAAAATACTTAGGTTCCCAGTCAAACTGAACAACAGGCGCGGGAGGTCGGAGCATTTTGCCCCCTCCTGCCTGGCGACTTATTTATTCTGGGGGAACCCTCTTCGGAAGGATTAACAGACAGTATAAGTTATAATGCATGTCCTGAGAGTAACATTATACCCTGAGATTAAAGGTTCTACACACTGtgaattattgatttatttatttttatcttgtctAGGGCCCCTGGTATTCCTATCTCCTCTTCTTCCTAGCAAGATCTTCCAATTACATAAGAGGAAGGTGCATAGTGTGCACTATAAGGTTACGTCTTTAAATGTACCAGGGCTGCATTGTTATATCCCCCTTGTAAGAGATATTTTGTTCATCCAATGTATTTCCTTCCATTGGCTGCCTTAGTCATTGAGGAGTATTGTGTTGTATGTTATGTATACATTGTCATTGTTACATCTACTTtgcaaaaaattacaatttttgatctaatatttcacagcagggcctgttcctgcgctcaacaaaagtatctgtgaggctttacagcgttgtaccaccacaaccaccaccaccaccactgcctaaggcccaatttttctgcccctgtttaacaggggcatgtaattacaattattgatataatatttcacagcagggccctttccagcgtccaccaggagtaactgtgagggcttacaatgttctggtaccaccagcaccaaaggcccaaatttctgcagcgtgtatagggcaggccgtatagtatatacaggaggtcccatgttttcaaacatccgacttacaaacaactcctacttagaaatggaatgagacaacaggaagtgagaggaaatctacccctaggaagagaaattctctcctgtaagaattaatatgggaaaaaggtgtcaccactcatgctttatcaccaatccttgtttccctaatgacCCAAaagtttcaaaatccaattgtcattgggacagaaagtgaggtgaaatcttctgaacaggggcacagacagcaaaacaaatgttacaggggtgatgataacccttccccatgttattcaaaaagcttaaaaatagattttttagctggagctacacttacaaaatgtagctgttccaaattacaaacagattcaacttgagaacaaacctacagtccctatcttgtttgtaacccggggaccgcctgtatactgctgctgttcagagtatatagggcctgtgggactcacaatttttttttttttttttttcttttaattagatagcggggttcaccttaatatccataccagacccaaaggccctggtaatgggctggggggggggcaacattacattacagccgcaagcagttttaaatgacttttttttccctttagaaatgtcattatgctgtggtactgttctaaacacagggaaatcgtgccacttcacaggcatactatagacaccccccaggcagatatttaaaggaatattacacttttattgtttcactttaagcattattaaaagcactgctcccgaaaaaactgccgtttaaaaaaaaataaaacaaatgcattgatacatgtcccctggggcaggacccaggtccccaaacacttttttatgacaataacttgcatattagcctttaaaattagcacttttgatgtttcacgttcgagtcccatagactttaacggggttcgtgtGATCACACACATTTtaggtctgtttgcatgttctgctgcaacccGAACTGGGGGGGgccacttgtattcctattacaaggaatgaaaacatcccttgtaatagaaaaaaaaaaaaaaaagcatgacaggacctcttaaatatgagatctggggtcaaaaaggcctcagatctcatatttacacaaaaatgcgataaaaaaaaaaaaaaaagtcacttaaagaacaaaaaagtcccttttatgagctatgggcggaagtgacgttttgacttcgcttccaccctacaatagtatggagacgggtggggttcatcttcccctcactcatctccatggcaCACAAGGGAcagcatccgatcgcctccaccactgccgacAGAGGGCaccagcgtggcgggaggggggcccctctcccgccaccgataaaagtaaatctgccgcagagaccactattatcggaaagcgagccgccggccgaagaagagaataccggggttatggcagctagctgctgccataacaacaatattcctcttcaaagttaggatgtatattggcgtgcggcggtccagaagtggctaGAGGGGTCGTTGAAGGGTATCCGTGGGTTGATAAAAAAAAGTATCTTATAAAATTGAGAACTATGGACTGTTAGAATATAAGTGCTAAATAATTGGGGTGCAAAGAAACATTCCAGATCAGTACGGTGTGGATCTGGACAACAATGTGTAGGTAggtagctagaaaaaaaaaagaaagacaaacaaTATGCCGCAGTCTCCCAGCTTAAAGTGGGTACATAGGAGCAAAAACAGCCATCAGGAGGATCCTGGTCAAGTATTTTGGAGAGACCAGTCAGTTTTCATTGGACATGAGCATGATGGAAAGGATGCTTGTTCAGTTGTAGGCTGTATATGCCACTCTTCTCAGTAGGCATAGGCCCTCTTCCAGGGTACGGATTGTATAAGATAGCTAAAATGATGATTACCAGCAAAGTTCTTATTACTGATTGTTTAAATTGGGGAATGAAATGTTGATGGATTGGTTCTTTGATCAATAAACTCATGAAATGAAATTTGAGATACAAGAATTCAAAACAAACATTGTTCCTCCTGAGTAGCTGTTTAGCAAAATGTAGCAATCGGCTTACTCAAAGTATCTGGATAACACTTTATGTATCATGATGACCAGATAATGATACATAGCACATCAAACATGACATTGTGTAATCAGCTGAGACATTTGTATGTATAACAATATCTGccatcacatcacacaaggatCTCATGTCACCGGCTGATGTTTTTGTTCCAGGCTCCTTCTACTCAGCTATAGATGAGCAGAGTTGTGTATTAGGGGGAAATGTTTCCTGATGGTCACTCTTCACTCATCTAATGTGAAGATCATTCTAGTGGGAGATGTGAGAAGATTGTTTTCTGGGTAGAATTTGTGTAGAAAACaagatagaaggaagaatgggacacacactcaggaggatggctgtgtttgcagcctctgtgttcAGCCTCCTCAGCAGCTCCTGACAGCTGTAAGTGACCCCCCGATAAGTGACAGTCCAGTGAGCAGATCGGGTCCCCGATGAAGATCGGACATCGTTCTATTCCCAATAAAAGTCGTTTTTCTCTCTGCCCGGGAAACACAACAAGAGAGAGAAGATTCCCCAACTCGGGAGTGAAAGTCAGTGGGCGTGTCTTATTTGCAACCAATAGCAGTAGGCACTAAAGCTTTCTGCCGACCAATAGCAGTGCAGAACGTCTCTATATAAGCCAAAGCGACAAATGCAATTCTATGTATCTATTACAGTGCTAATATTTGCAGAATCATGACGGAGACTGAGAGCGCCCCAGCCGCCGCTCCTCCTGCGGAGCCCGCCGCCAAGAAGAAGCCGGCCAAGAAGGCGGCAGCCGGAGGAGCCAAGAAAGGCAGCAAGAAGCCGTCCGGTCCCAGCGTGTCCGAGCTCCTGGTCAAAGCCGTGGCCGCTTCCAAAGAGCGCAGCGGGGTCTCCCTGTCCGCCCTCAAGAAGGTCCTGGCCGCCGGAGGATACGATGTGGACAAGAACAACAGCCGCCTCAAGATCGCCATCAGGGGGCTGGTGACTAAGGGGACCCTCGTCCAGGTCAAAGGACATGGAGCCTCCGGATCCTTCAAGATCAACAAGAAGCAGGAGGACAAGGCGGCAGGAGCCAAGAAAAGCACCAAGAAGCCATCGGCTGcggccaagtcccccaagaagccggccgccaagaagccagccaagtcccccaagaagaagACCACCACCAAAGCCCCCACCACAGCCAAGAGCCCCAAGAAGGCCGCCAAGAAACCCGCAAAAAAGCCTGCAGCTGCCAAGAAGGTGACAAAGAGCCCCAAGAAGCCCAAAGCTGCAGCCAAGCCGAAAAAAGTCGCCAAGAGTCCGGCTAAGGCGGCGGCTAAACCCAAGACAGCAGCCAAGCCCAAGAAGGCCGCTCCAAAGAAGAAATAATCCCCACCGGAGAGACCTCCTTTCATCTACACCccccaaaggctcttctcagagccacccacctcctcctgacagAGCTCTACATACACACAGCGACCAGGGGGGGCCGCATTAGAAGTCCTCCATACAGAGCAATGTGACCACCTTACACAATCCCCTCTATAGAATAATATAGAATACAGCGGGAGATCCGATCACAGGACTCTTCACATGACATCCGTCATTGATACAAAGGATAGCTTCAggtattctccccccccccaatatatatatacatatacacttctgTGGTGCGGATTGGAGACAATTTTCGCACTGGGAGATCTCCCCAGGGAGGTGGAGTAAGAATGATCAGCGACAAGATCATTGTGTTATGTGGGCAATGCACTCTTTGCTAAATAAATATCCAGTTACAGATTTACCATCCCCAGGTCTAGCGGCCCCGATATCACATTCGGAGGGAAACGGATACATTTCAGGTTCCATGTCAGAAATTTCATTGTAGGATACTATAAACGCTCTCATTGGTTGACAGATGAAGCACAGGCTGTTATGATTGGCGGAGTTGGAAATTTTCAAACTGCCCGCCATAATTTCACAGTTTTCCATTATGCAacaattagccccccccccccccccatccatgggcggtagagaataatggaacaaaaaAGGGAGTTCCCCGGATTTTTTCACACAATACTGGATGAATTGTTCCTTCTAGTCTCTCCATTTGTGATGGATTGATGTTGGAAATAATTGTATCAATAAATGACAATCTAACACCGCACTCAAAGATAATTCTCTTATTCTCATGAGCCCCCCATTGTACAAATATGGTCCCCCCGGCCAAACATTCATAATCCCTTCAGATAAACCATAAAGTAGAAGAAATGTTCACCGATATAAGGCGGTAGTGTTGAAATAAAATGAGAAAAGGGACTTGGCAGTTTTTTTTCCTAGTCAGCCTTCATATTTCCAGACGGGTCTCTGGAGAGATGAGAAGTGATGGATAGGGAAAGAGGGGGGCGGAGTGTCCCGGGGGGGCCTTGGCTGGACTGACAGGATTATTGTACAAGTGACTTAAGTTCTATCACAGCATGGAGCAGTCCAGAGGAAAAgattagagaaaaaaaatgagTAGTGTAAAACATAATCGGTATGTAGTGGGTGTAGATGTCTATTGAGGAAGGAGGTGGGGAGATGTGTGGATGTCTTGTACGAGTTTCCCTGTCATAGTCGGTGTGATGATGATGGAGTATATAGATCTCTTTGTATAGGAGGATGtggtggctctgaaaagagccttTGTGTTGGGATTAGTAGTAGTTCGGAGTGTCTCTCTCTATGCCCTCTCCCCGCGGATGCGGCGTGCCAGCTGGATGTCTTTGGGCATGATGGTGACCCTCTTGGCGTGGATGGCGCAGAGGTTGGTGTCCTCGAAGAGTCCGACGAGGTAAGCCTCAGAGGCCTCCTGCAGAGCCATGACGGCGGAGCTCTGGAAGCGCAGGTCGGTCTTGAAGTCCTGGGCGATCTCTCGGACGAGGCGCTGGAAGGGCAGCTTGCGGATGAGCAGCTCGGTGGATTTCTGGTAGCGGCGGATCTCTCGGAGAGCCACGGTGCCGGGCCTGTAGCGGTGAGGCTTCTTGACTCCGCCGGTGGCCGGGGCGCTCTTGCGGGCGGCTTtggtggccagctgcttgcggGGAGCTTTGCCTCCGGTGGACTTACGGGCTGTCTGCTTGGTTCTTGCCATGACTGTTCAGTGCTTCGCTGATACAAGGAACGTGAACTTATGCCGCTCTGCAGcgctatttatacacatctccagccctctgattggacaatgagagcacactcctcctcctcattgaaaagcgccttttttttttttttttttttcaaattgcccgCCTAGATCTGCACGTTCTATTTTTGCAATAAATCGCTATTTTGTTTTCCCAAATCCAAAGTAAAATCTCCGCACATCACACAATACTCGGAGATCTCTGAACTCCTTCAATGTGGATTATTAATTAGAATATAAAGTGTGAGCGGGGATTCCACACTGAGCAGCTGTTGTCTGTTCCGCCAAATACACAGCACAGGGATCAGGGGGATCCGGCCATGCTCACTTCTTATAGGTCACCGATCACGGTATACATCTGACTTATAAAGAACACTTTTCATGTCCCCTGTAATGGGGATCAGGGGGATTGTGGGGGGCTGAGGCTCTCTGCTCTCCGGACTCCATCACATCTATCGTTCCACTCTGCCACCTAGAGGTCATTCCGGGAACATCTCCGCCTTCACTGTCTTCTGTGGACAGCTCCACTATAGAACCCATAGGATGTCTGTCACTGAAATCCTCTCTATGTTATGATGACTAAATGACACAATAAAGGCGGATGGAGGAGTCCCCTGAAGTGTCCCTCGTGTGCTTTCGAGGCTGTGGCCGGGGGGGAACGTTGTTTCTCACCTGGAAGACTTTTGGGTGAGAGTGCACACCTTAATGTACTCGGTAACAATGGTTAACATTCcctaaaaaaaaagctgaaataggTCTCCTAATTTACAAACCGGTTGacagcaaccctaaacatacacAGAATCCTAAATGTTATGTTTTTGGGCAGCTAAAATATCTATAGGTACTGCTTAGAAGACACCTAGGTcgatctagagcagtggtcctcaaccttgctagtgctgtgaccccttgataaaatttcccaagttgtggggaccccaacagtaaaattatttttgtagcgtgggtggtcagcacccaaggcaagacaagtaatttgcgcccctaatggacattcagcgctccctgagttccttccattcgtacagtattgaaaccccttatggtacattttaggatgtgccactctttctctttgtttccctttctttctccatcctaatttcttatttttttttccccattcctctctctagccatcttttctcttattctttccctccctttttctttgttcctccccctcttttcctctcccttccatgtattctctatttttattccttctcttactccttggtgaggagtggggggaatgggatgagtggcagtgctggtggggagttctgatcagccaacttaggtgctcttgatcaagctcatctgctgatctgagaactgtagggggcacttttaatggcaaccataatcacaggttactcactatgtctctgactttgtggtgtctcgtaacagtggcacctatgccaaaatcaggagatagggtctcctccagcccctcctacttcacattcctcaccagtcagctgacctctagcctctagtctctgtcccccagccatgccgtgaactgaatgggcggctgcgaataggctaagtgggcggccacgggctccagggacagcccagctgggtagccgcaaaaaggctgggagagcagtgtgggcttcaggaacagcccaggattcggtgacccctggcaaattatcattcgacccctgaggggttcctgacccccaggttgagaaccactgatctagagggtcCATGTGTATCCAAACTAAATATCTGGATACAATACAACTGATTTGCGACCATGTTGATCCCTATACTCTATACTCTAAAATCAAGGCCCATTCCTCCTTATCTGTTCATGTTGCTGTGAACTTCCCATCCAACTTTGCCCTTTCGAGGACTGGAGTGGTTGCTCAATTTTCCATACTTACTGTATTCAAACACTATACATGAACCATTTAGATTTGTTTTGTAAACCCTGTAATAAGTTGTTTTATACCAGGGACCTCAATGCCTGGAAGTGACCCTCTAGAGATTTACTGTTATCGTTGACAATCTTCAATACAAAGGAATAAAAACTATCCCCAAGTGATCAGACTAGTCCAGATGAAGGTGTAACACTGACACATTGCTTCTGTACGGAGATCTTGGAAGATCGTAATGTTTTCCCTCCTGATTCCACTTCCTAATTTACTGGGTGTAACATCAtttatcaaaaatatttaaaacaagaaaatgggtatatgttatcattttttaattaatcaaagtttttttttttttttttttttcccaagaaattgCGTTCGGAAATGGATACAGTTCAAGTGATGACATGAAATCCTTGTGTGGATGGATGT
This window contains:
- the LOC141126719 gene encoding histone H1.5-like: MTETESAPAAAPPAEPAAKKKPAKKAAAGGAKKGSKKPSGPSVSELLVKAVAASKERSGVSLSALKKVLAAGGYDVDKNNSRLKIAIRGLVTKGTLVQVKGHGASGSFKINKKQEDKAAGAKKSTKKPSAAAKSPKKPAAKKPAKSPKKKTTTKAPTTAKSPKKAAKKPAKKPAAAKKVTKSPKKPKAAAKPKKVAKSPAKAAAKPKTAAKPKKAAPKKK
- the LOC141126720 gene encoding histone H3, encoding MARTKQTARKSTGGKAPRKQLATKAARKSAPATGGVKKPHRYRPGTVALREIRRYQKSTELLIRKLPFQRLVREIAQDFKTDLRFQSSAVMALQEASEAYLVGLFEDTNLCAIHAKRVTIMPKDIQLARRIRGERA